In Kogia breviceps isolate mKogBre1 chromosome 19, mKogBre1 haplotype 1, whole genome shotgun sequence, a single genomic region encodes these proteins:
- the CAMTA2 gene encoding calmodulin-binding transcription activator 2 isoform X9, whose protein sequence is MFHGIKWSCGNGTEEFSVEQLVQQILDTHPTKPAPRTHACLCSGGLGSGSLTHKCSSTKHRIISPKVEPRALTLTSVPHPHPPEPPPLVAPLPPELPKAHTSPSSSSSSSSSSGFAEPLEIRPSPPTSRGGSSTGGTAILLLTGLEQRTGGLTPTRHLASQADPRPSMSLAVVVGSEPSAPPAPPSPAFDPDRFLNSPQRGQTYGGGQGVSPDFPETEAARTPCPALEPAAALEPQAAARGPPPQPGAGGRRGNCFFIQDDGSGEELKAQGAAPPVPSPPPSPAPSPAPLEPSGRVGRGETLFGGAAGASELEPFGLSSFPDLMGELISDEAPSGPAPAPQLSPALSTITDFSPEWSYPEGGVKVLITGPWTEAAEHYSCVFDHIAVPASLVQPGVLRCYCPAHEVGLVSLQVAGREGPLSASVLFEYRARRFLSLPSTQLDWLSLDDNQFRMSILERLEQMEKRMAEIAAAGQAPYQGPDAPPIQDEGQGPGFEARVVVLVESMIPRSIWRGPERLAHGSPFRGMSLLHLAAAQGYARLIETLSQWRSVETGSLDLEQEVDPLNVDHFSCTPLMWACALGHLEAAVLLFRWNRQALSIPDSLGRLPLSVAHSRGHVRLARCLEELQRQDASAEPPLALSPPSSSPDTGLSSVSSPSELSDGTFSVTSAYSSAPDGSPPPAPLPTSEITMEMVPGQLSSGAPEAPLLLMDYEATNPKGPPPSPPPLPRAPDGGAAPEETDSLPAVDVIPVDMISLAKQIIEATPERIKREDFVGLPEAGAPMRERTGAVGLSETMSWLASYLENVDHFPSSAPPSELPFERGRLAMPPAPSWAEFLSASASGKMESDFALLTLSDHEQRELYEAARVIQTAFRKYKGRRLKEQQEVAAAVIQRCYRKYKQLTWIALKFALYKKMTQAAILIQSKFRSYYEQKRFQQSRRAAVLIQQHYRSYRRRPGPPHRPTGTLPARNKGSFLTKKQDQAARKIMRFLRRCRHRMRELKQNQELEGLPQPGLAT, encoded by the exons ATGT TTCATGGCATCAAGTGGAGCTGTGGGAACGGGACAGAGGAGTTCTCTGTAGAGCAGCTGGTGCAGCAGATCCTGGACACCCACCCAACCAAGCCTGCACCCCGAActcatgcctgtctctgcagTGGGGGCCTTG GTTCTGGGAGCCTTACCCACAAATGCAGCAGCACGAAACACCGCATCATCTCTCCCAAAGTGGAGCCCCGAGCTTTAACCCTGACCTctgtcccccatccccacccccccgaaCCCCCTCCACTGGTAGCCCCACTTCCCCCAGAGCTCCCCAAGGCACATACCTCCccatcttcttcttcctcttcctcctcttcctccggCTTTGCGGAACCCCTAGAGATCAGACCTAGCCCTCCCACCTCCCGAGGGGGTTCTTCGACAGGAGGCACCGCTATCCTCCTCCTGACAGGACTGGAGCAGCGAACTGGGGGCTTGACGCCCACCAGGCACTTGGCTTCCCAGGCCGATCCTAGGCCTTCCATGAGCTTGGCTGTAGTCGTAGGCTCTGAGCCCTCTGCCCCGCCagctcctcccagccctgcctttgacCCGGATCGTTTTCTCAACAGCCCACAGAGGGGCCAGACATATGGAGGAGGGCAGGGGGTAAGCCCAGACTTCCCTGAGACAGAGGCCGCCCGTACCCCCTGTCCTGCCCTAGAGCCCGCggctgccctggagccccaggcAGCTGCTCGGGGTCCCCCTCCACAGCCCGGAGCAGGCGGGAGAAGAGGAAACTGCTTCTTCATTCAGGATGATGGCAGTGGGGAGGAGCTCAAGGCCCAGGGGGCTGCCCCCCCTGTACCTTCACCCCCTCCTTCGCCCGCACCCTCACCTGCCCCCTTGGAGCCATCGGGCAGAGTAGGAAGAGGGGAGACCTTGTTTGGAGGAGCTGCTGGGGCGAGTGAACTGGAGCCCTTCGGCCTTTCATCATTCCCTGACCTCATGGGAGAACTCATCAGTGACGAAGCTCCGAgtggccctgccccagccccccagctcTCTCCTGCTCTGAGCACCATCACAGACTTCTCCCCGGAGTGGTCCTACCCTGAG GGTGGGGTCAAGGTGCTCATCACAGGACCTTGGACAGAGGCCGCCGAGCATTACTCCTGTGTCTTCGATCACATCGCAGTGCCAGCCTCACTGGTCCAGCCTGGTGTCTTACGCTGCTACTGTCCCG CCCATGAGGTTGGGCTGGTGTCTTTGCAGGTGGCAGGGCGGGAGGGACCCctttctgcttctgtgctctttgagtaTCGAGCCCGCCGATTCCTGTCACTGCCTAGTACTCAGCTTGACTGGTTGTCACTGGACG ACAACCAGTTCCGGATGTCCATCCTGGAGCGACTGGAGCAGATGGAGAAGCGGATGGCAGAGATTGCAGCAGCTGGGCAGGCCCCCTACCAGGGTCCTGATGCCCCTCCAATTCAG GATGAaggccaggggcccgggttcgaggCACGGGTGGTAGTCTTGGTAGAGAGCATGATCCCACGTTCCATCTGGAGGGGTCCTGAACGTCTGGCCCATGGAAGCCCCTTCCGGGGCATGAGCCTGCTGCACCTGGCCGCTGCCCAGGGCTACGCCCGCCTCATCGAGACGCTGAGCCAGTGGCG GAGTGTGGAGACCGGAAGCTTGGACTTAGAGCAAGAGGTTGACCCACTCAACGTGGACCATTTCTCTTGCACTCCTCTG ATGTGGGCTTGTGCCCTGGGCCACCTGGAGGCTGCCGTGCTCCTTTTCCGTTGGAACAGACAGGCACTGAGCATTCCCGACTCTCTGGGCCGCCTGCCCCTGTCCGTGGCTCATTCCCGGGGTCACGTGCGCCTCGCCCGCTGCCTTGAGGAACTGCAGAGACAGGACGCTTCAGCTGAGCCCCCGCTTGCCCTGTCGCCACCCTCCTCCAGCCCAGACACTG GTCTGAGCAGCGTCTCCTCACCTTCGGAGCTATCGGATGGCACTTTCTCCGTCACATCAGCCTATTCAAGTGCACCGGATGGGAGTCCTCCCCCTGCTCCTCTGCCAACCTCTGAGATTACAATGGAGATGGTCCCAGGCCAGCTCTCCTCTGGTGCCCCAGAGGCCCCCCTACTCCTCATGGACTATGAAGCCACCAACCCAAAAGGGCCCCCACCCTCACCGCCTCCTCTCCCACGGGCCCCAGATGGTGGGGCTGCTCCAGAGGAAACTGACAGCCTACCAGCTGTGGATGTGATTCCG GTGGACATGATCTCACTGGCCAAGCAGATCATTGAAGCCACACCAGAGCGGATTAAACGGGAGGACTTTGTCGGGCTGCCTGAGGCCGGAGCCCCAATGCGGGAGCGGACAGGGGCCGTGGGGCTCAGCGAGACTATGTCCTGGTTGGCCAGCTACCTGGAGAATGTGGACCATTTCCCCAGCTCAGCCCCTCCCAG CGAACTGCCCTTTGAGCGGGGTCGCCTGGCTATGCCTCCAGCACCTTCCTGGGCAGAGTTTCTCTCTGCGTCCGCCAGTGGCAAGATGGAGAGTGATTTTGCCCTGCTGACCCTATCGGATCACGAGCAGCGGGAACTGTACGAGGCAGCCCGAGTCATCCAGACGGCCTTCCGGAAGTACAAG GGCCGGCGGCTGAAGGAGCAGCAGGAGGTAGCAGCAGCTGTGATCCAGCGCTGTTACCGGAAGTACAAGCAG CTGACCTGGATTGCACTTAAG TTTGCACTCTATAAGAAGATGACCCAGGCGGCCATCCTGATCCAGAGCAAGTTCCGAAGCTACTATGAACAGAAGCGGTTTCAGCAGAGCCGCCGGGCGGCGGTGCTCATCCAGCAGCACTACCGTTCCTACCGCCGCCGGCCTGGGCCTCCCCACCGGCCCACGGGCACCCTGCCTGCCCGCAACAA AGGCTCCTTTCTCACCAAGAAGCAGGACCAGGCAGCCCGGAAGATCATGAGATTCCTGCGGCGCTGCCGGCACAG GATGAGGGAACTGAAGCAGAACCAGGAGCTGGAAGGGCTTCCCCAGCCCGGACTGGCCACCTGA
- the CAMTA2 gene encoding calmodulin-binding transcription activator 2 isoform X8, whose product MAATFTLPSSLHSIGAATGCSSSDRREWLKWSREELLGQLKPMFHGIKWSCGNGTEEFSVEQLVQQILDTHPTKPAPRTHACLCSGGLGSGSLTHKCSSTKHRIISPKVEPRALTLTSVPHPHPPEPPPLVAPLPPELPKAHTSPSSSSSSSSSSGFAEPLEIRPSPPTSRGGSSTGGTAILLLTGLEQRTGGLTPTRHLASQADPRPSMSLAVVVGSEPSAPPAPPSPAFDPDRFLNSPQRGQTYGGGQGVSPDFPETEAARTPCPALEPAAALEPQAAARGPPPQPGAGGRRGNCFFIQDDGSGEELKAQGAAPPVPSPPPSPAPSPAPLEPSGRVGRGETLFGGAAGASELEPFGLSSFPDLMGELISDEAPSGPAPAPQLSPALSTITDFSPEWSYPEGGVKVLITGPWTEAAEHYSCVFDHIAVPASLVQPGVLRCYCPAHEVGLVSLQVAGREGPLSASVLFEYRARRFLSLPSTQLDWLSLDDNQFRMSILERLEQMEKRMAEIAAAGQAPYQGPDAPPIQDEGQGPGFEARVVVLVESMIPRSIWRGPERLAHGSPFRGMSLLHLAAAQGYARLIETLSQWRSVETGSLDLEQEVDPLNVDHFSCTPLMWACALGHLEAAVLLFRWNRQALSIPDSLGRLPLSVAHSRGHVRLARCLEELQRQDASAEPPLALSPPSSSPDTGLSSVSSPSELSDGTFSVTSAYSSAPDGSPPPAPLPTSEITMEMVPGQLSSGAPEAPLLLMDYEATNPKGPPPSPPPLPRAPDGGAAPEETDSLPAVDVIPVDMISLAKQIIEATPERIKREDFVGLPEAGAPMRERTGAVGLSETMSWLASYLENVDHFPSSAPPSELPFERGRLAMPPAPSWAEFLSASASGKMESDFALLTLSDHEQRELYEAARVIQTAFRKYKGRRLKEQQEVAAAVIQRCYRKYKQFALYKKMTQAAILIQSKFRSYYEQKRFQQSRRAAVLIQQHYRSYRRRPGPPHRPTGTLPARNKGSFLTKKQDQAARKIMRFLRRCRHRMRELKQNQELEGLPQPGLAT is encoded by the exons ATGGCTGCTACGTTCACTCTTCCATCGTCCCTACATTCCATCGGCGCTGCTACTGGCTGCTCCAG CAGCGACCGTCGAGAGTGGCTCAAGTGGTCCCGGGAGGAGCTGTTGGGACAGCTGAAGCCCATGT TTCATGGCATCAAGTGGAGCTGTGGGAACGGGACAGAGGAGTTCTCTGTAGAGCAGCTGGTGCAGCAGATCCTGGACACCCACCCAACCAAGCCTGCACCCCGAActcatgcctgtctctgcagTGGGGGCCTTG GTTCTGGGAGCCTTACCCACAAATGCAGCAGCACGAAACACCGCATCATCTCTCCCAAAGTGGAGCCCCGAGCTTTAACCCTGACCTctgtcccccatccccacccccccgaaCCCCCTCCACTGGTAGCCCCACTTCCCCCAGAGCTCCCCAAGGCACATACCTCCccatcttcttcttcctcttcctcctcttcctccggCTTTGCGGAACCCCTAGAGATCAGACCTAGCCCTCCCACCTCCCGAGGGGGTTCTTCGACAGGAGGCACCGCTATCCTCCTCCTGACAGGACTGGAGCAGCGAACTGGGGGCTTGACGCCCACCAGGCACTTGGCTTCCCAGGCCGATCCTAGGCCTTCCATGAGCTTGGCTGTAGTCGTAGGCTCTGAGCCCTCTGCCCCGCCagctcctcccagccctgcctttgacCCGGATCGTTTTCTCAACAGCCCACAGAGGGGCCAGACATATGGAGGAGGGCAGGGGGTAAGCCCAGACTTCCCTGAGACAGAGGCCGCCCGTACCCCCTGTCCTGCCCTAGAGCCCGCggctgccctggagccccaggcAGCTGCTCGGGGTCCCCCTCCACAGCCCGGAGCAGGCGGGAGAAGAGGAAACTGCTTCTTCATTCAGGATGATGGCAGTGGGGAGGAGCTCAAGGCCCAGGGGGCTGCCCCCCCTGTACCTTCACCCCCTCCTTCGCCCGCACCCTCACCTGCCCCCTTGGAGCCATCGGGCAGAGTAGGAAGAGGGGAGACCTTGTTTGGAGGAGCTGCTGGGGCGAGTGAACTGGAGCCCTTCGGCCTTTCATCATTCCCTGACCTCATGGGAGAACTCATCAGTGACGAAGCTCCGAgtggccctgccccagccccccagctcTCTCCTGCTCTGAGCACCATCACAGACTTCTCCCCGGAGTGGTCCTACCCTGAG GGTGGGGTCAAGGTGCTCATCACAGGACCTTGGACAGAGGCCGCCGAGCATTACTCCTGTGTCTTCGATCACATCGCAGTGCCAGCCTCACTGGTCCAGCCTGGTGTCTTACGCTGCTACTGTCCCG CCCATGAGGTTGGGCTGGTGTCTTTGCAGGTGGCAGGGCGGGAGGGACCCctttctgcttctgtgctctttgagtaTCGAGCCCGCCGATTCCTGTCACTGCCTAGTACTCAGCTTGACTGGTTGTCACTGGACG ACAACCAGTTCCGGATGTCCATCCTGGAGCGACTGGAGCAGATGGAGAAGCGGATGGCAGAGATTGCAGCAGCTGGGCAGGCCCCCTACCAGGGTCCTGATGCCCCTCCAATTCAG GATGAaggccaggggcccgggttcgaggCACGGGTGGTAGTCTTGGTAGAGAGCATGATCCCACGTTCCATCTGGAGGGGTCCTGAACGTCTGGCCCATGGAAGCCCCTTCCGGGGCATGAGCCTGCTGCACCTGGCCGCTGCCCAGGGCTACGCCCGCCTCATCGAGACGCTGAGCCAGTGGCG GAGTGTGGAGACCGGAAGCTTGGACTTAGAGCAAGAGGTTGACCCACTCAACGTGGACCATTTCTCTTGCACTCCTCTG ATGTGGGCTTGTGCCCTGGGCCACCTGGAGGCTGCCGTGCTCCTTTTCCGTTGGAACAGACAGGCACTGAGCATTCCCGACTCTCTGGGCCGCCTGCCCCTGTCCGTGGCTCATTCCCGGGGTCACGTGCGCCTCGCCCGCTGCCTTGAGGAACTGCAGAGACAGGACGCTTCAGCTGAGCCCCCGCTTGCCCTGTCGCCACCCTCCTCCAGCCCAGACACTG GTCTGAGCAGCGTCTCCTCACCTTCGGAGCTATCGGATGGCACTTTCTCCGTCACATCAGCCTATTCAAGTGCACCGGATGGGAGTCCTCCCCCTGCTCCTCTGCCAACCTCTGAGATTACAATGGAGATGGTCCCAGGCCAGCTCTCCTCTGGTGCCCCAGAGGCCCCCCTACTCCTCATGGACTATGAAGCCACCAACCCAAAAGGGCCCCCACCCTCACCGCCTCCTCTCCCACGGGCCCCAGATGGTGGGGCTGCTCCAGAGGAAACTGACAGCCTACCAGCTGTGGATGTGATTCCG GTGGACATGATCTCACTGGCCAAGCAGATCATTGAAGCCACACCAGAGCGGATTAAACGGGAGGACTTTGTCGGGCTGCCTGAGGCCGGAGCCCCAATGCGGGAGCGGACAGGGGCCGTGGGGCTCAGCGAGACTATGTCCTGGTTGGCCAGCTACCTGGAGAATGTGGACCATTTCCCCAGCTCAGCCCCTCCCAG CGAACTGCCCTTTGAGCGGGGTCGCCTGGCTATGCCTCCAGCACCTTCCTGGGCAGAGTTTCTCTCTGCGTCCGCCAGTGGCAAGATGGAGAGTGATTTTGCCCTGCTGACCCTATCGGATCACGAGCAGCGGGAACTGTACGAGGCAGCCCGAGTCATCCAGACGGCCTTCCGGAAGTACAAG GGCCGGCGGCTGAAGGAGCAGCAGGAGGTAGCAGCAGCTGTGATCCAGCGCTGTTACCGGAAGTACAAGCAG TTTGCACTCTATAAGAAGATGACCCAGGCGGCCATCCTGATCCAGAGCAAGTTCCGAAGCTACTATGAACAGAAGCGGTTTCAGCAGAGCCGCCGGGCGGCGGTGCTCATCCAGCAGCACTACCGTTCCTACCGCCGCCGGCCTGGGCCTCCCCACCGGCCCACGGGCACCCTGCCTGCCCGCAACAA AGGCTCCTTTCTCACCAAGAAGCAGGACCAGGCAGCCCGGAAGATCATGAGATTCCTGCGGCGCTGCCGGCACAG GATGAGGGAACTGAAGCAGAACCAGGAGCTGGAAGGGCTTCCCCAGCCCGGACTGGCCACCTGA
- the CAMTA2 gene encoding calmodulin-binding transcription activator 2 isoform X6 codes for MNTKDTTEVAENSHHLKIFLPKKLLECLPRCALLPPERLRWNTNEEIASYLITFEKHDEWLSCAPKTRPQNGSIILYNRKKVKYRKDGYLWKKRKDGKTTREDHMKLKVQGMENPDIVLVHYLNVPALEDCGKGCSPIFCSISSDRREWLKWSREELLGQLKPMFHGIKWSCGNGTEEFSVEQLVQQILDTHPTKPAPRTHACLCSGGLGSGSLTHKCSSTKHRIISPKVEPRALTLTSVPHPHPPEPPPLVAPLPPELPKAHTSPSSSSSSSSSSGFAEPLEIRPSPPTSRGGSSTGGTAILLLTGLEQRTGGLTPTRHLASQADPRPSMSLAVVVGSEPSAPPAPPSPAFDPDRFLNSPQRGQTYGGGQGVSPDFPETEAARTPCPALEPAAALEPQAAARGPPPQPGAGGRRGNCFFIQDDGSGEELKAQGAAPPVPSPPPSPAPSPAPLEPSGRVGRGETLFGGAAGASELEPFGLSSFPDLMGELISDEAPSGPAPAPQLSPALSTITDFSPEWSYPEGGVKVLITGPWTEAAEHYSCVFDHIAVPASLVQPGVLRCYCPAHEVGLVSLQVAGREGPLSASVLFEYRARRFLSLPSTQLDWLSLDDNQFRMSILERLEQMEKRMAEIAAAGQAPYQGPDAPPIQDEGQGPGFEARVVVLVESMIPRSIWRGPERLAHGSPFRGMSLLHLAAAQGYARLIETLSQWRSVETGSLDLEQEVDPLNVDHFSCTPLMWACALGHLEAAVLLFRWNRQALSIPDSLGRLPLSVAHSRGHVRLARCLEELQRQDASAEPPLALSPPSSSPDTGLSSVSSPSELSDGTFSVTSAYSSAPDGSPPPAPLPTSEITMEMVPGQLSSGAPEAPLLLMDYEATNPKGPPPSPPPLPRAPDGGAAPEETDSLPAVDVIPVDMISLAKQIIEATPERIKREDFVGLPEAGAPMRERTGAVGLSETMSWLASYLENVDHFPSSAPPSELPFERGRLAMPPAPSWAEFLSASASGKMESDFALLTLSDHEQRELYEAARVIQTAFRKYKGRRLKEQQEVAAAVIQRCYRKYKQFALYKKMTQAAILIQSKFRSYYEQKRFQQSRRAAVLIQQHYRSYRRRPGPPHRPTGTLPARNKGSFLTKKQDQAARKIMRFLRRCRHRMRELKQNQELEGLPQPGLAT; via the exons ATGAATACCAAGGACACCACGGAGGTTGCTG AGAACAGCCACCACCTGAAGATCTTTCTACCCAAGAAGCTGCTGGAGTGTCTTCCTCGCTGTGCACTGCTGCCTCCAGAGCGGCTACGGTGGAATACAAATGAG GAGATTGCATCCTACTTGATCACCTTCGAGAAGCATGATGAGTGGCTATCCTGTGCGCCCAAGACAAG GCCTCAGAATGGCTCTATTATCCTCTACAACCGCAAGAAGGTGAAATACCGGAAGGATGGTTACCTCTGGAAGAAGCGGAAGGATGGCAAGACCACCCGAGAGGACCACATGAAGCTGAAGGTCCAGGGCATGGAG AACCCTGACATCGTCCTTGTGCACTACCTGAACGTCCCAGCCCTGGAGGATTGTGGAAAAGGCTGCAGCCCCATCTTTTGTTCCATCAGCAGCGACCGTCGAGAGTGGCTCAAGTGGTCCCGGGAGGAGCTGTTGGGACAGCTGAAGCCCATGT TTCATGGCATCAAGTGGAGCTGTGGGAACGGGACAGAGGAGTTCTCTGTAGAGCAGCTGGTGCAGCAGATCCTGGACACCCACCCAACCAAGCCTGCACCCCGAActcatgcctgtctctgcagTGGGGGCCTTG GTTCTGGGAGCCTTACCCACAAATGCAGCAGCACGAAACACCGCATCATCTCTCCCAAAGTGGAGCCCCGAGCTTTAACCCTGACCTctgtcccccatccccacccccccgaaCCCCCTCCACTGGTAGCCCCACTTCCCCCAGAGCTCCCCAAGGCACATACCTCCccatcttcttcttcctcttcctcctcttcctccggCTTTGCGGAACCCCTAGAGATCAGACCTAGCCCTCCCACCTCCCGAGGGGGTTCTTCGACAGGAGGCACCGCTATCCTCCTCCTGACAGGACTGGAGCAGCGAACTGGGGGCTTGACGCCCACCAGGCACTTGGCTTCCCAGGCCGATCCTAGGCCTTCCATGAGCTTGGCTGTAGTCGTAGGCTCTGAGCCCTCTGCCCCGCCagctcctcccagccctgcctttgacCCGGATCGTTTTCTCAACAGCCCACAGAGGGGCCAGACATATGGAGGAGGGCAGGGGGTAAGCCCAGACTTCCCTGAGACAGAGGCCGCCCGTACCCCCTGTCCTGCCCTAGAGCCCGCggctgccctggagccccaggcAGCTGCTCGGGGTCCCCCTCCACAGCCCGGAGCAGGCGGGAGAAGAGGAAACTGCTTCTTCATTCAGGATGATGGCAGTGGGGAGGAGCTCAAGGCCCAGGGGGCTGCCCCCCCTGTACCTTCACCCCCTCCTTCGCCCGCACCCTCACCTGCCCCCTTGGAGCCATCGGGCAGAGTAGGAAGAGGGGAGACCTTGTTTGGAGGAGCTGCTGGGGCGAGTGAACTGGAGCCCTTCGGCCTTTCATCATTCCCTGACCTCATGGGAGAACTCATCAGTGACGAAGCTCCGAgtggccctgccccagccccccagctcTCTCCTGCTCTGAGCACCATCACAGACTTCTCCCCGGAGTGGTCCTACCCTGAG GGTGGGGTCAAGGTGCTCATCACAGGACCTTGGACAGAGGCCGCCGAGCATTACTCCTGTGTCTTCGATCACATCGCAGTGCCAGCCTCACTGGTCCAGCCTGGTGTCTTACGCTGCTACTGTCCCG CCCATGAGGTTGGGCTGGTGTCTTTGCAGGTGGCAGGGCGGGAGGGACCCctttctgcttctgtgctctttgagtaTCGAGCCCGCCGATTCCTGTCACTGCCTAGTACTCAGCTTGACTGGTTGTCACTGGACG ACAACCAGTTCCGGATGTCCATCCTGGAGCGACTGGAGCAGATGGAGAAGCGGATGGCAGAGATTGCAGCAGCTGGGCAGGCCCCCTACCAGGGTCCTGATGCCCCTCCAATTCAG GATGAaggccaggggcccgggttcgaggCACGGGTGGTAGTCTTGGTAGAGAGCATGATCCCACGTTCCATCTGGAGGGGTCCTGAACGTCTGGCCCATGGAAGCCCCTTCCGGGGCATGAGCCTGCTGCACCTGGCCGCTGCCCAGGGCTACGCCCGCCTCATCGAGACGCTGAGCCAGTGGCG GAGTGTGGAGACCGGAAGCTTGGACTTAGAGCAAGAGGTTGACCCACTCAACGTGGACCATTTCTCTTGCACTCCTCTG ATGTGGGCTTGTGCCCTGGGCCACCTGGAGGCTGCCGTGCTCCTTTTCCGTTGGAACAGACAGGCACTGAGCATTCCCGACTCTCTGGGCCGCCTGCCCCTGTCCGTGGCTCATTCCCGGGGTCACGTGCGCCTCGCCCGCTGCCTTGAGGAACTGCAGAGACAGGACGCTTCAGCTGAGCCCCCGCTTGCCCTGTCGCCACCCTCCTCCAGCCCAGACACTG GTCTGAGCAGCGTCTCCTCACCTTCGGAGCTATCGGATGGCACTTTCTCCGTCACATCAGCCTATTCAAGTGCACCGGATGGGAGTCCTCCCCCTGCTCCTCTGCCAACCTCTGAGATTACAATGGAGATGGTCCCAGGCCAGCTCTCCTCTGGTGCCCCAGAGGCCCCCCTACTCCTCATGGACTATGAAGCCACCAACCCAAAAGGGCCCCCACCCTCACCGCCTCCTCTCCCACGGGCCCCAGATGGTGGGGCTGCTCCAGAGGAAACTGACAGCCTACCAGCTGTGGATGTGATTCCG GTGGACATGATCTCACTGGCCAAGCAGATCATTGAAGCCACACCAGAGCGGATTAAACGGGAGGACTTTGTCGGGCTGCCTGAGGCCGGAGCCCCAATGCGGGAGCGGACAGGGGCCGTGGGGCTCAGCGAGACTATGTCCTGGTTGGCCAGCTACCTGGAGAATGTGGACCATTTCCCCAGCTCAGCCCCTCCCAG CGAACTGCCCTTTGAGCGGGGTCGCCTGGCTATGCCTCCAGCACCTTCCTGGGCAGAGTTTCTCTCTGCGTCCGCCAGTGGCAAGATGGAGAGTGATTTTGCCCTGCTGACCCTATCGGATCACGAGCAGCGGGAACTGTACGAGGCAGCCCGAGTCATCCAGACGGCCTTCCGGAAGTACAAG GGCCGGCGGCTGAAGGAGCAGCAGGAGGTAGCAGCAGCTGTGATCCAGCGCTGTTACCGGAAGTACAAGCAG TTTGCACTCTATAAGAAGATGACCCAGGCGGCCATCCTGATCCAGAGCAAGTTCCGAAGCTACTATGAACAGAAGCGGTTTCAGCAGAGCCGCCGGGCGGCGGTGCTCATCCAGCAGCACTACCGTTCCTACCGCCGCCGGCCTGGGCCTCCCCACCGGCCCACGGGCACCCTGCCTGCCCGCAACAA AGGCTCCTTTCTCACCAAGAAGCAGGACCAGGCAGCCCGGAAGATCATGAGATTCCTGCGGCGCTGCCGGCACAG GATGAGGGAACTGAAGCAGAACCAGGAGCTGGAAGGGCTTCCCCAGCCCGGACTGGCCACCTGA